From Mycolicibacterium nivoides, a single genomic window includes:
- a CDS encoding ABC transporter ATP-binding protein: protein MAARTGNLTEEVAVVRQLSRSFSGTTILDAVDLTIRKGEFVALLGRSGSGKSTLLRALAGLDHGVAGTGDLFVARDVSVVFQDSRLLPWARVLDNVALGLSGREVRQRAGTVLADVGLAGRDRAWPYELSGGEQQRVALARSLVRNPALLLADEPFGALDALTRVRMHHLLKELRAKYEPGVLLVTHDVDEAVTLADRVLVLDGGSFVVDRHLDFQTPGARTYRNPEFVAHREALLAALGVGAGEGP from the coding sequence GTGGCGGCGCGCACTGGGAACCTGACCGAGGAAGTCGCCGTTGTCCGGCAACTGAGCCGATCATTCAGTGGCACAACAATTCTCGATGCGGTGGACCTCACCATCCGCAAGGGTGAGTTCGTGGCCCTGCTGGGGCGCAGCGGCTCTGGCAAGAGCACGCTGCTGCGGGCGCTGGCCGGGCTGGATCACGGGGTCGCCGGAACTGGGGACCTGTTCGTCGCCCGCGATGTTTCGGTGGTGTTCCAGGACTCCCGGCTGCTGCCGTGGGCGCGGGTGCTCGACAACGTCGCGCTCGGTTTGTCCGGTCGCGAGGTCAGACAACGGGCAGGCACGGTGCTCGCCGATGTCGGCCTGGCTGGACGCGACCGGGCCTGGCCGTACGAGCTGTCCGGCGGTGAACAACAACGGGTGGCGCTGGCCCGGTCGCTGGTGCGCAATCCCGCGCTGCTGCTGGCAGATGAACCTTTCGGGGCGCTCGACGCGCTCACCCGGGTTCGCATGCACCACCTGCTCAAGGAACTACGTGCGAAGTACGAACCCGGGGTGCTTCTGGTGACCCACGATGTCGACGAGGCCGTGACGTTGGCTGATCGCGTGCTCGTCCTCGACGGCGGATCGTTCGTCGTCGATCGTCACCTGGACTTCCAGACACCGGGTGCCCGCACCTACCGGAACCCTGAGTTCGTCGCGCACCGCGAGGCGCTGCTCGCCGCGCTCGGGGTGGGGGCAGGCGAAGGGCCGTAA
- a CDS encoding VOC family protein, with protein MNLMAITTSSVAHVRLTVTDIERSRQFYESVFGWPILIELPQDADATTRARLSFLSGGVIYDAGATLIGLRPVGRDAFDENRTGLDHLAFRLKSLDELNDAAQHLDDLGVAHEPVKDIGPSYILEFRDPDNIALELTAPK; from the coding sequence ATGAACCTTATGGCCATCACCACGTCCTCGGTCGCCCACGTGCGGCTGACGGTCACCGATATCGAACGATCCCGGCAGTTCTACGAGAGCGTTTTCGGCTGGCCGATTCTGATCGAACTGCCGCAGGACGCCGACGCCACCACCCGCGCCCGGCTCAGTTTCCTGTCCGGCGGGGTCATCTACGACGCCGGGGCAACGCTGATCGGCCTGCGCCCGGTCGGGCGCGACGCGTTCGACGAGAACCGAACGGGGCTGGACCACTTGGCCTTCCGGCTCAAGAGCCTCGACGAGCTGAACGACGCCGCGCAACACCTCGACGATCTGGGCGTCGCGCACGAACCCGTCAAGGACATCGGCCCGTCCTACATCCTGGAGTTCCGCGACCCCGACAACATCGCCTTGGAGCTCACCGCGCCGAAGTAG
- a CDS encoding ABC transporter substrate-binding protein has protein sequence MRNPLTRLTRVILAAGLVAVVAAGCQSSGSGTQGGGGLSADAPLPVAVPAGTSLVVADDANRLKTLFKLSGEQDRLSADVTYANFSSGPLRLEAIRSGNAQLGRVGDVPPILAQYSDAGVPIVGAVKYDGNGLVLATSPGSGIKSLKDLAGKKIAINEGTAQQAVVLRNLKSAGLSIKDVQPINLGLAEFADGLRAEQVNAAVLKQPDRVRYLASTQGEGSIEIPNAPGAYPGLYYVYASQEALSDPARAAAIREFVIAWYRAEQWLNDNKQTWIDEYLIKDQKVSPEDAKAIAAADGKSSVPGFTDELINTQQETIDLLQQAGAFSGKELHAKDEFDSRFADLNATSTGKQ, from the coding sequence ATGCGTAATCCGTTGACCCGCTTGACCCGGGTGATCCTGGCCGCCGGCCTCGTCGCGGTCGTGGCGGCCGGTTGCCAGTCGTCTGGATCCGGGACGCAGGGCGGCGGCGGACTGTCCGCCGACGCACCGCTTCCGGTCGCGGTTCCGGCGGGAACCAGCCTGGTGGTGGCCGACGATGCGAACCGGCTCAAGACATTGTTCAAACTCTCCGGTGAGCAGGACCGGCTCAGCGCCGACGTGACCTACGCCAACTTCAGCAGCGGACCGCTGCGCCTGGAGGCGATCCGGTCGGGCAACGCGCAATTGGGCCGGGTCGGTGATGTCCCGCCGATCCTCGCGCAGTATTCGGACGCCGGGGTGCCCATCGTCGGGGCGGTGAAATACGACGGGAACGGGCTCGTGCTGGCAACCTCACCGGGCTCGGGCATCAAATCGCTGAAAGACCTGGCCGGCAAGAAGATTGCGATCAACGAGGGCACCGCGCAGCAGGCGGTCGTGCTGCGCAACCTGAAGTCCGCCGGCTTGAGCATCAAGGACGTGCAGCCGATCAATCTGGGCCTGGCCGAGTTCGCCGACGGCCTGCGTGCCGAGCAGGTCAACGCCGCGGTGCTCAAGCAACCCGACCGCGTGCGGTACCTCGCCTCCACGCAGGGGGAGGGCAGCATCGAAATCCCCAACGCCCCAGGCGCCTACCCCGGCCTGTACTACGTCTACGCGAGCCAGGAAGCGTTGTCCGACCCGGCTCGCGCGGCGGCCATCCGCGAATTCGTGATCGCCTGGTACCGCGCCGAACAATGGCTCAACGACAACAAGCAGACCTGGATCGACGAGTACCTGATCAAGGATCAGAAGGTCAGCCCGGAAGACGCCAAGGCCATCGCCGCGGCCGACGGAAAGTCCTCGGTGCCGGGCTTTACCGATGAGTTGATCAACACCCAGCAGGAGACCATCGACCTGCTGCAGCAGGCGGGCGCATTCTCCGGGAAAGAGTTGCACGCCAAGGACGAATTCGATTCCCGGTTCGCCGATCTCAACGCGACGTCGACGGGTAAACAGTGA
- a CDS encoding GntR family transcriptional regulator, with protein sequence MTGNSKRPVPMRLSDVVSAHVRELIVSGQLHSGEFIRPETIADELGISATPAREGLLQLQTEGFLSVEPRRGFMVTALSSDDIRDIYDAQALLGGELTARTAATITPTAVGELERIQEALERAAAADDFDEEERLNHQFHALIYQLSGSRKMRWLIKTTLAYAPRKFFAAVEGWPEASAQDHRAIIEHLRTNDPEKARAAMARHIRNAGALLAEHLAQNDDSA encoded by the coding sequence ATGACCGGAAACTCGAAGAGACCCGTGCCGATGCGGTTGTCCGACGTCGTCTCGGCCCACGTTCGCGAACTCATCGTTTCGGGACAGCTGCACTCCGGAGAGTTCATCCGACCGGAGACGATCGCCGATGAACTCGGGATCAGCGCCACCCCGGCGCGCGAAGGCCTGCTCCAACTGCAGACCGAAGGCTTTTTGTCCGTGGAGCCTCGGCGCGGTTTCATGGTGACCGCGCTGTCCAGCGACGACATCCGCGACATCTATGACGCCCAGGCGCTGTTGGGCGGTGAGCTGACGGCCCGTACCGCCGCCACGATCACGCCGACCGCGGTCGGCGAACTCGAACGCATCCAGGAGGCGCTCGAACGTGCCGCTGCCGCTGACGATTTCGATGAGGAGGAACGCCTCAACCATCAGTTCCACGCCCTGATCTATCAGCTGAGCGGATCGCGCAAGATGCGCTGGCTGATCAAGACGACGCTGGCATACGCACCGCGGAAGTTCTTCGCCGCGGTGGAAGGGTGGCCCGAAGCCTCGGCCCAGGATCACCGCGCCATCATCGAGCACCTGCGGACCAACGACCCTGAGAAGGCCCGTGCCGCGATGGCCCGGCACATCCGCAATGCCGGCGCATTGCTCGCCGAGCACTTGGCGCAGAACGACGACTCCGCCTGA
- a CDS encoding sensor histidine kinase, with protein sequence MVATSETALPAPAEPAAEPVTAPRNIGLVPTASMITGAAVALVWFWIPLSIMVIGVSSIPSVIGFLLSGVVFIYLMRGVEWVERTRSEAVFGLGIGIPPRQLSPHTGFQGWAHQLWLDISSTRFWKGVCHHYLRMTYDMLATGVAFALLAFAFVGPAAAIAIRQSDNDAGLIFLSPPIAVLLAIVAVAAAVAILIFAPAMDAAIDRWLLSPSSTAALEYQVNALADARQGAVSSAQTERHRIERDLHDSVQPRLVSLAMTIGLAQTKLDSDPPAARALIAEAHDDAKSALVELRNVVRGIAPTILSDRGLDAALSSVVQRTETSGVPTTLHIDLPRRLPDEVESVAYFVVAEALTNIAKHARASQAVVTVRLDDTADVLHVSVFDDGQGGAVIDAGENATGLRGLDERVRAAGGTFAVSSPATGPTIITAVLPCGS encoded by the coding sequence ATGGTCGCAACAAGCGAAACCGCCCTGCCCGCCCCGGCCGAGCCGGCTGCTGAGCCCGTGACAGCACCACGCAACATCGGCCTCGTGCCGACCGCGTCGATGATCACCGGTGCCGCGGTGGCACTGGTGTGGTTCTGGATTCCGTTGTCCATCATGGTCATCGGTGTCTCCTCGATTCCTTCGGTGATCGGATTCCTGCTCTCCGGGGTGGTCTTCATCTACCTGATGCGCGGTGTCGAGTGGGTCGAGCGAACGCGCAGCGAGGCGGTGTTCGGCCTCGGTATCGGGATTCCGCCGCGCCAGCTGTCACCTCACACGGGGTTTCAGGGCTGGGCGCATCAGCTGTGGCTGGACATCAGCAGTACCCGGTTCTGGAAGGGCGTCTGCCACCACTACCTGCGGATGACCTACGACATGCTGGCCACCGGCGTCGCGTTCGCATTACTCGCCTTCGCGTTCGTGGGCCCGGCCGCGGCCATCGCGATCCGGCAGAGCGACAACGATGCCGGTCTGATCTTCCTCTCGCCACCGATCGCCGTGCTGCTGGCGATCGTCGCCGTCGCCGCCGCGGTGGCCATCCTGATCTTCGCCCCGGCCATGGATGCCGCGATCGACCGATGGCTGTTGTCCCCCTCCTCCACCGCGGCCCTGGAGTATCAGGTGAACGCGCTCGCCGATGCCCGGCAGGGCGCGGTGTCCTCGGCGCAGACCGAGCGCCACCGCATCGAACGCGATCTGCACGACAGCGTGCAGCCCCGACTGGTCTCCCTGGCGATGACGATCGGGTTGGCCCAGACCAAGCTGGATTCGGATCCGCCCGCCGCCAGGGCGCTGATCGCCGAGGCACATGACGACGCGAAGAGCGCATTGGTGGAACTACGCAACGTGGTGCGCGGTATCGCCCCGACGATCCTGTCGGACCGAGGTCTTGACGCCGCGTTGTCCTCGGTGGTGCAGCGCACCGAGACCTCCGGAGTACCAACCACATTGCACATCGATCTGCCTCGCAGGCTGCCCGACGAAGTGGAGTCGGTCGCCTACTTCGTGGTCGCCGAGGCCTTGACCAACATCGCCAAACACGCCAGAGCCTCTCAGGCCGTGGTCACCGTCCGGTTGGACGACACCGCCGACGTGCTGCACGTTTCGGTGTTCGACGACGGTCAGGGCGGCGCGGTCATCGACGCCGGCGAGAACGCCACCGGCCTGCGCGGGCTGGACGAACGGGTACGCGCGGCAGGCGGGACCTTCGCGGTGTCCAGCCCGGCCACGGGCCCGACGATCATCACGGCGGTGCTGCCATGCGGATCGTGA
- the argS gene encoding arginine--tRNA ligase produces the protein MTPADLAELLKATAAAVLTEHDLDTAALPDTVTVERPRNLEHGDYATNLALQLGKKVGVNPRELAGWLATALAAADGIAAAEVAGPGFVNLRIEASAQGVIVTNVLDAGAAYGNSAELNEKVNLEFVSANPTGPIHIGGTRWAAVGDALGRLLTTQGADVTREYYFNDHGAQIDRFARSLVAAAKGEPAPEDGYAGSYINDIAAAVLAKRPDVMSLPADEQQETFREIGVDLMFTHIKESLHEFGTDFDVYTHEDSMHTSGRVDQAIAKLRETGNIYEKDGATWLRTTEFGDDKDRVVIKSDGNAAYIAGDLAYYLDKRQRGFDLCIYMLGADHHGYIARLKAAAAALGDNPDTVEVLIGQMVNLVRDGQPVRMSKRAGTVITLDDLVEAIGVDAARYSLIRSSVDTPIDIDLALWSSASNENPVYYVQYAHARLSALARNAADLGVTADTAHLDLLTHDKEGILIRNLGEFPRVLKAAAALREPHRVCRYLEDLAGDYHRFYDACRVLPQGDEEPGDLNAARLALCEATRQVIANGLAILGVTAPERM, from the coding sequence GTGACCCCCGCCGACCTCGCAGAGCTGCTCAAGGCTACTGCCGCCGCAGTGCTGACCGAACACGACCTGGACACCGCCGCGCTGCCCGACACCGTCACGGTCGAGCGCCCGCGCAACCTTGAGCACGGCGACTACGCGACCAACCTCGCGCTGCAGCTCGGTAAGAAGGTCGGCGTCAATCCGCGCGAGCTGGCCGGCTGGCTGGCCACCGCGCTGGCCGCGGCCGACGGCATCGCCGCCGCCGAGGTCGCCGGCCCCGGCTTCGTCAACCTGCGCATCGAGGCCTCCGCGCAGGGCGTCATCGTCACCAACGTGCTCGACGCGGGCGCGGCGTACGGCAACTCCGCCGAGCTGAACGAGAAGGTCAACCTGGAGTTCGTCTCGGCCAACCCGACCGGACCGATCCACATCGGCGGCACCCGCTGGGCCGCGGTCGGCGACGCGCTGGGCCGACTGCTGACCACTCAGGGCGCCGACGTCACCCGCGAGTACTACTTCAACGACCACGGCGCCCAGATCGACCGGTTCGCCCGCTCGTTGGTCGCCGCGGCCAAGGGAGAACCGGCCCCCGAGGACGGCTACGCCGGCAGCTACATCAACGACATCGCCGCGGCCGTGCTGGCCAAGCGGCCCGATGTGATGAGCCTGCCCGCCGACGAGCAACAGGAAACCTTCCGTGAGATCGGCGTGGACCTGATGTTCACCCACATCAAGGAATCGCTGCACGAGTTCGGCACCGACTTCGACGTGTACACCCACGAAGACTCGATGCACACGTCCGGCCGGGTCGACCAGGCCATCGCCAAGCTGCGCGAGACCGGCAACATCTACGAGAAGGACGGCGCAACCTGGTTGCGCACCACCGAATTCGGCGACGACAAGGACCGTGTCGTCATCAAGAGCGACGGCAACGCGGCCTACATCGCCGGCGACCTCGCCTACTACCTGGACAAGCGCCAGCGCGGGTTCGACCTGTGCATCTACATGCTCGGCGCCGACCACCACGGCTACATCGCGCGACTGAAGGCCGCCGCCGCGGCGCTGGGGGACAACCCGGACACCGTCGAGGTGCTGATCGGCCAGATGGTCAACCTGGTCCGCGACGGCCAGCCGGTCCGGATGAGCAAGCGCGCCGGCACCGTCATCACGCTCGACGATCTGGTCGAGGCGATCGGCGTCGACGCCGCCCGGTACTCACTCATCCGCTCCTCGGTGGACACCCCGATCGACATCGACCTGGCCCTGTGGTCCAGCGCGTCCAACGAAAACCCGGTCTACTACGTGCAATACGCGCACGCCCGGCTGTCGGCGCTGGCCCGCAACGCGGCCGACCTCGGCGTCACCGCCGATACCGCGCACCTGGATCTGCTGACCCACGACAAAGAGGGCATCCTGATCCGCAACCTGGGTGAGTTCCCCCGGGTGCTCAAAGCCGCTGCCGCGCTGCGTGAGCCGCATCGCGTGTGCCGGTACCTGGAAGACCTGGCCGGCGACTACCACCGGTTCTACGACGCCTGCCGCGTGCTGCCGCAGGGCGATGAGGAGCCGGGCGACCTGAACGCGGCACGGTTGGCGCTGTGCGAGGCCACCCGCCAGGTGATCGCCAACGGTCTGGCCATCCTCGGTGTCACTGCCCCGGAGCGGATGTGA
- a CDS encoding acyl-CoA dehydrogenase family protein, with the protein MITLSAEEQAIVSTVRDFVDKQVRPVVRELEHANTYPEALIEAMKELGIFGLAIPEPYGFAAVSMPCYAQVTEELARGWMSLAGAMGGHTVVSKLLLQFGTEEQKQTYLPRMATGELRATMALTEPGGGSDLQAMRTVATKDASGYVINGSKTWISNARKAGLVALLCKTDPAATPAHKGVSILLVEKVPGFTVSKDLPKLGYKGVESCEINFVDCHVDSDALLGGVEGRGFAQMMKGLEVGRIQVAARATGVARAAFDDALQYAQDRESFGVPIWQHQSVGNMLADMGTKLYAARSLLLDAAERIDAGGRCDMEAGMAKLFASETAMEIALNAVRIHGGYGYSTEYDVERYFRDAPLMIVGEGTNEIQRGVIAKQLVKRGGLDI; encoded by the coding sequence GTGATCACCTTGTCCGCCGAGGAGCAGGCCATTGTCAGTACCGTCCGCGACTTCGTCGACAAGCAGGTCCGGCCCGTGGTCCGTGAACTCGAGCACGCCAACACCTATCCCGAAGCGCTGATCGAGGCGATGAAGGAATTGGGCATCTTCGGCCTCGCGATCCCGGAACCGTATGGCTTCGCCGCTGTTTCGATGCCGTGCTACGCACAGGTCACCGAGGAGCTGGCGCGCGGCTGGATGAGCCTGGCCGGCGCGATGGGCGGGCACACCGTGGTCTCCAAGCTGCTGTTGCAGTTCGGCACCGAGGAGCAGAAGCAGACATACCTCCCCCGGATGGCCACCGGTGAGCTCCGCGCGACGATGGCCCTGACCGAACCCGGTGGCGGCTCCGACCTGCAGGCCATGCGGACGGTCGCCACCAAGGACGCATCCGGCTATGTGATCAACGGGTCGAAGACCTGGATCAGCAATGCCCGCAAAGCCGGCCTCGTCGCGCTGCTGTGCAAGACCGATCCGGCCGCGACCCCCGCACACAAGGGGGTGTCGATCCTGTTGGTGGAGAAGGTCCCCGGCTTCACGGTCTCGAAGGACCTGCCGAAATTGGGCTACAAGGGCGTCGAGAGCTGTGAGATCAATTTCGTTGACTGCCACGTGGATTCGGATGCGCTGCTGGGCGGTGTCGAAGGACGCGGCTTCGCGCAGATGATGAAGGGGCTCGAGGTCGGCCGGATTCAGGTCGCGGCCCGGGCAACCGGGGTGGCCCGCGCCGCCTTCGACGACGCACTGCAGTACGCGCAGGACCGGGAGAGCTTCGGGGTGCCGATCTGGCAGCACCAATCGGTCGGCAACATGCTCGCCGACATGGGCACCAAGCTCTACGCCGCCCGCAGCCTCCTGCTCGATGCGGCGGAGCGGATCGACGCCGGCGGACGCTGCGACATGGAGGCAGGCATGGCCAAGCTGTTCGCCTCCGAGACCGCGATGGAGATCGCCCTCAACGCGGTGCGGATCCACGGCGGCTACGGATACTCCACCGAATACGACGTCGAACGTTATTTCCGCGACGCGCCGCTGATGATCGTCGGTGAAGGCACCAACGAGATCCAGCGCGGCGTGATCGCCAAGCAGTTGGTCAAACGCGGCGGACTCGACATCTGA
- a CDS encoding ABC transporter permease — translation MTAVQTAPASAVTAGAGAAGRQDYPHLEHRSGSERRRRLGPGRAIPASLAIGPLLLVVIWIVTSQLGILDPRTLPHPLDIVRTIGEMWSDGRLPTNILASLKLASISLAIGVALGLVLALISGLSRIGEAIVDGPIQVKRAVPTLAIIPLAIIWFGIGDTMKIIIIATSVLIPVYINTTAQLKGVDLRHVELAETVGLSRSQFIRKVAIPGALPGFFTGLRLAVTISWTALVVVEQVNATSGIGYLMTQARLYGQLDVVVVGLLVYAVFGLTGDYAVRAIERRALSWRRALGT, via the coding sequence GTGACCGCGGTCCAGACGGCGCCCGCTTCGGCGGTGACAGCGGGGGCGGGTGCCGCCGGCCGCCAGGATTATCCGCATCTGGAACACCGGTCGGGCAGTGAACGCCGCCGGCGGCTGGGGCCGGGCCGGGCCATCCCCGCGTCGTTGGCCATCGGACCGCTTCTGCTGGTGGTCATCTGGATCGTCACCTCGCAGCTGGGCATCCTCGATCCGCGTACCCTGCCGCACCCGCTGGACATCGTGCGCACGATCGGCGAGATGTGGTCGGACGGCCGGTTGCCCACGAACATCCTCGCCTCACTCAAGCTGGCATCGATCTCGTTGGCGATCGGCGTGGCATTGGGTCTGGTGCTCGCGTTGATCTCGGGGCTGAGCCGCATCGGCGAGGCCATCGTCGACGGGCCCATCCAGGTCAAGCGCGCGGTGCCGACCCTGGCCATCATCCCGCTCGCGATCATCTGGTTCGGCATCGGCGACACCATGAAGATCATCATCATCGCCACCAGCGTGCTGATCCCCGTCTACATCAACACCACCGCACAGCTCAAGGGTGTCGACCTGCGCCACGTCGAACTTGCTGAAACCGTTGGGCTTTCCCGCAGTCAGTTCATCCGCAAGGTGGCCATCCCCGGTGCCCTGCCCGGTTTCTTCACCGGGCTGCGGCTCGCGGTCACCATCTCGTGGACCGCGCTGGTGGTCGTCGAACAGGTCAATGCGACCAGTGGCATCGGCTATCTGATGACCCAGGCCCGGCTGTACGGGCAGCTGGACGTCGTGGTGGTCGGCCTGTTGGTCTACGCGGTGTTCGGACTCACCGGCGATTACGCGGTCCGGGCCATCGAGAGGAGAGCGTTGTCGTGGCGGCGCGCACTGGGAACCTGA
- a CDS encoding LLM class flavin-dependent oxidoreductase codes for MTMPVMEPQLDATTLRSWAHVIDGGPFSSLCWGERIAFDNPDSLTLLGALAAWTDRVRLVTTVVVPQLHDPVMLAKGLATGDLLSGGRLTVGIGVGGRHEDYHAVGADPASQTRRGMAERVAVMKRVWAGEKVTESVLPVGPSPVQTGGPPLQIGSIGPKTIRDAAAWADGVAGTTLDLDLTRQAELFDVARTAWAEAGKPKPHLATSFWFALGKPEEARAQVHRHLRRYMNWIPAEYVDAMAPMTGWAGTEEQLIEVLGKFEDIGTDEVHLIPTSSDIDQLRRVAEVAKVFA; via the coding sequence ATGACGATGCCGGTCATGGAACCTCAGTTGGATGCGACGACGCTGCGGTCCTGGGCGCACGTCATCGACGGAGGCCCGTTCTCGTCGCTGTGCTGGGGCGAGCGCATCGCCTTCGACAATCCCGACAGCCTGACGCTGCTGGGCGCCCTGGCGGCGTGGACCGACCGCGTGCGGCTGGTCACCACGGTGGTGGTGCCGCAGCTGCACGATCCGGTGATGCTGGCCAAAGGCCTGGCGACCGGAGATCTGCTCAGCGGCGGGCGGTTGACCGTGGGCATCGGCGTCGGCGGCCGCCACGAGGACTACCACGCGGTCGGCGCCGACCCGGCGTCCCAGACCCGGCGGGGTATGGCAGAGCGCGTCGCGGTGATGAAACGGGTCTGGGCAGGGGAGAAAGTCACCGAATCGGTGCTTCCGGTCGGGCCATCTCCGGTTCAGACCGGCGGGCCGCCCCTGCAGATCGGCTCCATCGGGCCCAAGACCATCCGTGACGCCGCGGCCTGGGCCGACGGCGTGGCAGGCACGACACTGGACCTGGATCTGACCCGCCAGGCCGAGTTGTTCGACGTCGCCCGCACCGCCTGGGCCGAGGCCGGCAAACCCAAGCCGCACCTGGCGACCTCCTTCTGGTTCGCGCTCGGCAAGCCCGAGGAGGCCCGCGCCCAGGTCCACCGGCACCTGCGCCGGTACATGAACTGGATCCCGGCCGAATACGTCGATGCCATGGCTCCCATGACCGGGTGGGCCGGTACCGAAGAGCAACTGATCGAGGTGCTCGGCAAGTTCGAGGACATCGGTACCGACGAGGTGCACCTGATTCCCACCAGCTCCGATATCGACCAGTTGCGCCGGGTGGCCGAGGTGGCAAAGGTCTTTGCCTGA
- a CDS encoding YybH family protein codes for MSRPNDPMAAVGEYIDAFNRGDVDALAAACAEPMQILDGMAPHVWQGPTASQDWWRDVLAEGEHVGASGYYVALGDPRHVDVNGDCGYVVVPTTMTFDLKGQQIVQNGGVFTVALRNGDDGWRLTAWAWSRGSNSPA; via the coding sequence ATGTCTCGACCGAATGATCCGATGGCGGCGGTCGGCGAGTACATCGACGCGTTCAATCGGGGTGACGTGGATGCGTTGGCAGCGGCGTGCGCAGAGCCGATGCAGATTCTCGACGGAATGGCGCCGCATGTATGGCAGGGGCCGACGGCCAGTCAGGACTGGTGGCGTGACGTCCTTGCTGAAGGTGAGCATGTCGGTGCGTCGGGCTATTACGTAGCGCTCGGCGATCCTCGGCACGTCGATGTCAACGGGGACTGCGGCTACGTCGTCGTCCCGACGACGATGACATTCGACCTCAAGGGTCAGCAGATCGTGCAGAACGGGGGAGTCTTCACGGTCGCCCTCCGCAACGGTGACGACGGTTGGCGACTGACAGCATGGGCGTGGTCGAGGGGAAGTAACAGCCCCGCGTGA
- a CDS encoding LLM class flavin-dependent oxidoreductase has protein sequence MAAPARQLHLNAFLRNIGQHEAAWRLPETDLSGITDIGHYIELARIAERGKLDAVFFADHPVLKDQTEFRPFDALDPITLVSALAGATTNVGLIATASTTYNDPYGLARRFATLDHVSRGRAGWNVVTTANASAAANFGVPNHPDPAARYQRADEFLQVALKLWDSWEDDAIVGDKVAPRFVDPAKIHAINHSGPHFDVAGPLEVPRSPQGHPVLFQAGSSEPGKDLAARYAEAIFTAQPTLDEARDFYRDVKARIRRFGRNPEQVHILPGLSTIIGGTEAEARERQREFEELTVPDYGLEQLSAIVGFAVTKDDLDRKLSFPSEDPGDTFIKSRLSLVKRLVETDNLTVRELLLRLSSGRGHRLFAGTPEQVADTIAEWFTTGAADGFNLIPPALPSSLTEFVDHVVPELQRRGIFREEYTGSTLRDHLGLDRPANRFTTGADASVSAAS, from the coding sequence ATGGCTGCGCCCGCAAGGCAGTTGCACCTCAACGCATTCCTGCGCAACATCGGCCAGCACGAAGCGGCGTGGCGTCTCCCCGAGACCGATCTGTCGGGCATCACCGACATCGGCCACTACATCGAACTGGCCCGCATCGCCGAGCGCGGCAAGCTCGACGCGGTTTTCTTCGCCGACCATCCAGTTCTCAAGGACCAGACCGAGTTTCGCCCGTTCGACGCGCTCGACCCGATCACCCTGGTCTCGGCCCTGGCCGGGGCGACCACCAACGTCGGGCTGATCGCGACAGCGTCCACCACCTACAACGACCCGTACGGTTTGGCTCGGCGGTTCGCCACACTCGACCACGTGAGCCGCGGCCGGGCCGGCTGGAACGTCGTGACGACCGCCAATGCCTCGGCCGCGGCCAACTTCGGGGTGCCAAACCACCCGGATCCGGCGGCTCGGTACCAGCGCGCCGACGAATTCCTCCAGGTCGCGTTGAAGTTGTGGGACAGCTGGGAAGACGACGCCATCGTCGGCGACAAGGTCGCGCCACGGTTCGTGGATCCGGCGAAGATCCACGCGATCAACCACTCCGGCCCGCATTTCGACGTGGCCGGGCCGCTGGAGGTGCCGCGTTCCCCACAAGGGCATCCAGTGCTCTTCCAGGCCGGATCGTCCGAGCCCGGTAAGGATCTCGCGGCCAGGTACGCCGAGGCCATCTTCACCGCGCAGCCGACATTGGATGAGGCCCGCGACTTCTACCGCGACGTCAAGGCCCGTATCCGCCGGTTCGGTCGCAACCCGGAGCAGGTGCATATTCTGCCCGGGTTGTCGACGATCATCGGTGGCACCGAAGCCGAGGCGCGCGAGCGTCAACGCGAGTTCGAAGAACTCACCGTGCCCGACTACGGGCTCGAACAACTGAGCGCCATCGTCGGATTCGCGGTCACCAAGGACGATCTCGACCGGAAACTGAGCTTCCCGTCCGAGGATCCGGGCGACACATTCATCAAGAGCCGGCTCTCCCTGGTGAAGCGGTTGGTCGAGACGGACAACCTCACCGTCCGGGAGTTGTTGCTGCGGCTAAGCAGCGGTCGGGGACATCGATTGTTCGCCGGCACGCCCGAACAGGTGGCCGACACCATCGCGGAATGGTTCACCACCGGCGCCGCTGACGGTTTCAACCTCATCCCGCCCGCGCTGCCGTCCTCACTGACCGAGTTCGTCGACCACGTCGTCCCAGAGTTGCAGCGCCGCGGCATCTTCCGCGAGGAATACACCGGCAGCACGCTCCGTGACCACCTCGGTTTGGACCGGCCGGCCAACCGATTCACCACCGGCGCGGACGCTTCCGTGTCGGCCGCGAGCTGA